From Dreissena polymorpha isolate Duluth1 chromosome 15, UMN_Dpol_1.0, whole genome shotgun sequence, a single genomic window includes:
- the LOC127860601 gene encoding neurogenic locus notch homolog protein 1-like isoform X23 → MRMISIKIIPFLLFLRAVHGGFWGSICMPNPCKNGAWCRNDVWGKICICTPGWQGINCDQDINECLEQTCKNGASCSNSPGAYSCTCKPGWQGQNCDQGDVKVSMQGATLSTNGLIWADWVPNLAIDGRTGQPDECGCCSAMKRPTWLQLSLPQTYFVKWVILYGRTDQVRHQLRNIVMLGGYDEHHMVEQQATSFSDTIRTYEISPPQAMQAIRVIGNGIDYMTICEIEVYRQKDCVNGKYGPNCENRCNCREGPCYTINGTCGSGCQDGWRGAACNETCDNGLYGRDCLTKCGYCLNNAYCNKTSGVCPVGCAAGYTGSLCKDDINKCSALPCKNGAICTNLVNAYLCECTPGWQGMNCDQDINECLTAPCKNGATCSNLQNAYSCTCKPGWQGMNCDQDINECLTAPCKNGAWCSNLQNAYSCTCTPGWQGKNCDQDINECAPLPCKNGATCSNLQNAYSCTCTPGWQGQNCDQDINECLTAPCKNGAWCSNLPNAYSCTCTPGWQGKNCDQDINECSPLPCKNGAWCSNLQNAYSCTCTPGWQGMNCDQDINECLTAPCKNGATCSNLQNAYSCTCKPGWQGKNCDQDINECSPLPCKNGAWCSNLQNAYSCTCTPGWQGMNCDQDINECLTAPCKNGAMCSNLQNAYSCTCVPGWQGKNCDQDINECSPLPCKNGATCSNLQNAYLCTCKPGWQGKNCDQDIDECAPAPCENGATCTNLQDAYSCMCAPGWQGKHCDQDVNECASAPCKNGATCRDLTNEYTCDCVTGWTGYNCQEDIDECALETCKNEATCANFPGFFECTCTPGWHGTRCDVDIDECATNNQPCKNGATCSNLHNAYSCTCPSGWFGKNCNQSINCVANGTISMQKPNFAASVFAYNSKGKCVAGFSDYDQNVALIAGCEKNLYVYVTFSNFVFDGVDLLGGENVETHVVNCKEIPEEGVVRNTLVYYNSSLVIHDKAEYPYVDIRSAIYTNSMETVKAVTMGIGQPVVLTIYTTMNYFLKPEACWAYGGQAVNESAPKSKLIEQGCSLDTNLCLNFGWQSPKNGTKVNMVLKGFKFYGSEFITIVCSMRMCLMDHPDNCVISCSNRKPRAENAMSELQTERLMSVTTSIKVVDKYQEWNALAGVSKKEARYMWNFLTCLGLLLIE, encoded by the exons ATCATCCCTTTCCTGTTGTTTTTGAGAGCAGTACATGGAGGATTTTGGGGCA GTATATGCATGCCAAATCCATGTAAAAACGGTGCATGGTGTAGGAATGATGTTTGGGGgaaaatatgtatatgtacacCGGGCTGGCAGGGAATAAATTGTGATCAGG ATATCAACGAGTGCTTGGAACAAACTTGTAAGAATGGCGCCAGTTGCAGTAATTCTCCTGGTGCGTATTCGTGCACGTGTAAACCAGGCTGGCAGGGACAAAACTGTGATCAGG GTGATGTCAAAGTTTCAATGCAAGGAGCTACACTTTCGACAAACGGATTAATATGGGCTGATTGGGTTCCCAACCTAGCCATCGATGGAAGAACTGGTCAACCTGACGAATGTGGATGTTGTTCCGCCATGAAAAGGCCGACCTGGCTTCAATTAAGTCTACcacaaacatattttgtgaaGTGGGTTATACTTTATGGGCGTACAGACCAAG TTAGACATCAGCTAAGGAATATTGTAATGCTTGGTGGTTATGACGAGCATCACATGGTCGAACAACAGGCCACTAGTTTTTCTGATACCATACGAACCTATGAGATAAGTCCGCCACAGGCTATGCAAGCAATACGCGTGATTGGCAATGGAATAGACTATATGACAATATGCGAAATAGAAGTTTACCGACAAAAAG ATTGCGTGAATGGAAAATATGGCCCTAATTGTGAAAACAGATGTAATTGTCGGGAAGGACCTTGTTACACGATAAATGGTACCTGTGGGTCAGGATGTCAGGATGGCTGGAGAGGAGCCGCATGCAACGAaa CCTGCGACAACGGATTGTACGGCCGAGACTGTCTGACGAAATGTGGTTATTGTCTGAACAACGCTTACTGTAATAAGACATCCGGTGTATGTCCAGTTGGATGTGCTGCAGGATATACTGGTTCTCTCTGCAAAGACG ATATCAACAAATGCTCGGCACTCCCTTGTAAGAATGGCGCCATTTGCACCAATCTTGTGAACGCGTATTTATGCGAGTGTACACCAGGCTGGCAAGGGATGAACTGTGATCAGG ATATCAATGAATGCCTAACTGCTCCGTGTAAAAATGGAGCCACGTGCAGCAATCTCCAGAACGCGTATTCATGCACGTGTAAACCAGGCTGGCAGGGAATGAACTGTGATCAGG ATATCAATGAATGTCTAACTGCTCCGTGTAAAAATGGAGCCTGGTGCAGCAATCTTCAGAACGCGTATTCATGCACGTGTACTCCAGGCTGGCAGGGAAAGAACTGTGATCAGG atatcaacgaatgcgcGCCACTCCCTTGTAAGAATGGCGCCACTTGCAGCAATCTTCAGAACGCGTATTCGTGCACGTGTACACCAGGTTGGCAAGGACAGAACTGTGATCAAG ATATCAATGAATGCCTAACTGCTCCGTGTAAAAATGGAGCCTGGTGCAGCAATCTTCCGAACGCGTATTCATGCACGTGTACTCCAGGCTGGCAGGGAAAGAACTGTGATCAGG atatcaacgaatgctCGCCACTCCCCTGTAAGAATGGAGCCTGGTGCAGCAATCTTCAGAACGCGTATTCATGCACGTGTACACCAGGCTGGCAGGGAATGAACTGTGATCAGG ATATCAATGAATGTCTAACTGCTCCGTGTAAAAATGGAGCCACGTGCAGCAATCTTCAGAACGCGTATTCATGCACATGTAAACCAGGCTGGCAGGGAAAGAACTGTGATCAGG atatcaacgaatgctCGCCACTCCCCTGTAAGAATGGAGCCTGGTGCAGCAATCTTCAGAACGCGTATTCATGCACGTGTACACCAGGCTGGCAGGGAATGAACTGTGATCAGG ATATCAATGAATGTCTAACTGCTCCGTGTAAAAATGGAGCCATGTGCAGCAATCTTCAGAACGCGTATTCATGCACATGTGTGCCAGGCTGGCAGGGAAAGAACTGTGATCAGG atatcaacgaatgctCGCCACTCCCCTGTAAGAATGGTGCCACTTGCAGCAATCTTCAGAACGCGTATTTATGCACGTGTAAACCAGGCTGGCAGGGGAAGAACTGTGATCAGG ATATCGATGAATGCGCACCAGCTCCTTGTGAAAACGGCGCCACGTGCACAAATCTGCAGGACGCGTACTCGTGCATGTGCGCACCTGGCTGGCAAGGAAAACATTGTGATCAGG ACGTGAACGAGTGCGCATCGGCCCCATGCAAAAATGGCGCCACGTGCAGGGATCTTACGAACGAGTACACATGTGACTGTGTGACAGGATGGACCGGATATAACTGCCAGGAAG ATATCGACGAGTGTGCATTGGAAACCTGCAAGAATGAGGCCACGTGCGCAAATTTTCCCGGATTTTTTGAATGCACTTGCACACCGGGTTGGCATGGGACACGATGTGATGTCG ATATCGATGAGTGTGCGACAAACAATCAACCATGTAAAAACGGCGCCACATGCAGCAATCTTCATAATGCATACTCATGTACCTGCCCCTCCGGTTGGTTTGGAAAGAACTGTAATCAAA GTATAAACTGTGTCGCAAACGGCACAATAAGCATGCAGAAACCCAACTTTGCGGCAAGTGTGTTCGCCTACAACAGCAAGGGCAAGTGTGTCGCTGGGTTTTCCGACTACGACCAGAATGTCGCATTGATCGCCGGATGTGAAAAG AATCTCTACGTGTATGTGACGTTCTCCAATTTCGTGTTCGACGGCGTTGATTTGCTTGGTGGTGAAAACGTCGAAACCCACGTGGTCAACTGCAAGGAGATACCAGAAGAAGGTGTCGTCAGGAATACACTAGTCTATTACAACTCCTC GTTGGTCATACATGACAAGGCCGAGTATCCGTACGTGGACATTCGGTCGGCCATATACACGAACTCAATGGAGACTGTGAAAGCGGTCACCATGGGCATCGGACAGCCCGTCGTTCTCACCATTTACACAACCA TGAATTACTTCTTGAAGCCCGAGGCGTGCTGGGCTTATGGTGGCCAAGCGGTCAATGAATCTGCACCCAAAAGTAAACTCATAGAGCAAGG ATGTTCCCTGGACACAAATCTGTGCCTCAACTTCGGTTGGCAGTCGCCTAAGAACGGCACCAAAGTTAACATGGTGCTAAAGGGTTTCAAGTTCTACGGATCCGAGTTCATCACTATTGTGTGTTCTATGCGAATGTGCCTGATGGATCATCCAGACAACTGTGTGATT TCTTGCAGTAACAGAAAACCTCGTGCTGAAAACGCAATGTCTGAACTCCAAACAGAACGACTGATGTCTGTTACGACGAGTATCAAAGTGGTTGACAAGTATCAGGAGTGGAATGCGCTAGCTGGGGTCAGCAAAAAAG AGGCAAGATATATGTGGAATTTTCTTACGTGCCTCGGCTTACTGCTCATCGAATGA
- the LOC127860601 gene encoding fibropellin-1-like isoform X12 gives MRMISIKIIPFLLFLRAVHGGFWGSICMPNPCKNGAWCRNDVWGKICICTPGWQGINCDQDINECLEQTCKNGASCSNSPGAYSCTCKPGWQGQNCDQGDVKVSMQGATLSTNGLIWADWVPNLAIDGRTGQPDECGCCSAMKRPTWLQLSLPQTYFVKWVILYGRTDQVRHQLRNIVMLGGYDEHHMVEQQATSFSDTIRTYEISPPQAMQAIRVIGNGIDYMTICEIEVYRQKDCVNGKYGPNCENRCNCREGPCYTINGTCGSGCQDGWRGAACNETCDNGLYGRDCLTKCGYCLNNAYCNKTSGVCPVGCAAGYTGSLCKDDINKCSALPCKNGAICTNLVNAYLCECTPGWQGMNCDQDINECSPLPCKNGAWCSNLQNAYSCTCTPGWQGKNCDQDINECSPLPCKNGAWCSNLQNAYSCTCTPGWQGMNCDQDINECLTAPCKNGAWCSNLQNAYSCTCTPGWQGKNCDQDINECAPLPCKNGATCSNLQNAYSCTCTPGWQGQNCDQDINECLTAPCKNGAWCSNLPNAYSCTCTPGWQGKNCDQDINECSPLPCKNGAWCSNLQNAYSCTCTPGWQGMNCDQDINECLTAPCKNGATCSNLQNAYSCTCKPGWQGKNCDQDINECSPLPCKNGAWCSNLQNAYSCTCTPGWQGMNCDQDINECLTAPCKNGAMCSNLQNAYSCTCVPGWQGKNCDQDINECSPLPCKNGATCSNLQNAYLCTCKPGWQGKNCDQDIDECAPAPCENGATCTNLQDAYSCMCAPGWQGKHCDQDVNECASAPCKNGATCRDLTNEYTCDCVTGWTGYNCQEDIDECALETCKNEATCANFPGFFECTCTPGWHGTRCDVDIDECATNNQPCKNGATCSNLHNAYSCTCPSGWFGKNCNQSINCVANGTISMQKPNFAASVFAYNSKGKCVAGFSDYDQNVALIAGCEKNLYVYVTFSNFVFDGVDLLGGENVETHVVNCKEIPEEGVVRNTLVYYNSSLVIHDKAEYPYVDIRSAIYTNSMETVKAVTMGIGQPVVLTIYTTMNYFLKPEACWAYGGQAVNESAPKSKLIEQGCSLDTNLCLNFGWQSPKNGTKVNMVLKGFKFYGSEFITIVCSMRMCLMDHPDNCVISCSNRKPRAENAMSELQTERLMSVTTSIKVVDKYQEWNALAGVSKKEARYMWNFLTCLGLLLIE, from the exons ATCATCCCTTTCCTGTTGTTTTTGAGAGCAGTACATGGAGGATTTTGGGGCA GTATATGCATGCCAAATCCATGTAAAAACGGTGCATGGTGTAGGAATGATGTTTGGGGgaaaatatgtatatgtacacCGGGCTGGCAGGGAATAAATTGTGATCAGG ATATCAACGAGTGCTTGGAACAAACTTGTAAGAATGGCGCCAGTTGCAGTAATTCTCCTGGTGCGTATTCGTGCACGTGTAAACCAGGCTGGCAGGGACAAAACTGTGATCAGG GTGATGTCAAAGTTTCAATGCAAGGAGCTACACTTTCGACAAACGGATTAATATGGGCTGATTGGGTTCCCAACCTAGCCATCGATGGAAGAACTGGTCAACCTGACGAATGTGGATGTTGTTCCGCCATGAAAAGGCCGACCTGGCTTCAATTAAGTCTACcacaaacatattttgtgaaGTGGGTTATACTTTATGGGCGTACAGACCAAG TTAGACATCAGCTAAGGAATATTGTAATGCTTGGTGGTTATGACGAGCATCACATGGTCGAACAACAGGCCACTAGTTTTTCTGATACCATACGAACCTATGAGATAAGTCCGCCACAGGCTATGCAAGCAATACGCGTGATTGGCAATGGAATAGACTATATGACAATATGCGAAATAGAAGTTTACCGACAAAAAG ATTGCGTGAATGGAAAATATGGCCCTAATTGTGAAAACAGATGTAATTGTCGGGAAGGACCTTGTTACACGATAAATGGTACCTGTGGGTCAGGATGTCAGGATGGCTGGAGAGGAGCCGCATGCAACGAaa CCTGCGACAACGGATTGTACGGCCGAGACTGTCTGACGAAATGTGGTTATTGTCTGAACAACGCTTACTGTAATAAGACATCCGGTGTATGTCCAGTTGGATGTGCTGCAGGATATACTGGTTCTCTCTGCAAAGACG ATATCAACAAATGCTCGGCACTCCCTTGTAAGAATGGCGCCATTTGCACCAATCTTGTGAACGCGTATTTATGCGAGTGTACACCAGGCTGGCAAGGGATGAACTGTGATCAGG atatcaacgaatgctCGCCACTCCCTTGTAAGAATGGAGCCTGGTGCAGCAATCTTCAGAACGCGTATTCATGCACGTGTACACCAGGCTGGCAGGGGAAGAACTGTGATCAGG atatcaacgaatgctCGCCACTCCCTTGTAAGAATGGAGCCTGGTGCAGCAATCTTCAGAACGCGTATTCATGCACGTGTACTCCAGGCTGGCAGGGAATGAACTGTGATCAGG ATATCAATGAATGTCTAACTGCTCCGTGTAAAAATGGAGCCTGGTGCAGCAATCTTCAGAACGCGTATTCATGCACGTGTACTCCAGGCTGGCAGGGAAAGAACTGTGATCAGG atatcaacgaatgcgcGCCACTCCCTTGTAAGAATGGCGCCACTTGCAGCAATCTTCAGAACGCGTATTCGTGCACGTGTACACCAGGTTGGCAAGGACAGAACTGTGATCAAG ATATCAATGAATGCCTAACTGCTCCGTGTAAAAATGGAGCCTGGTGCAGCAATCTTCCGAACGCGTATTCATGCACGTGTACTCCAGGCTGGCAGGGAAAGAACTGTGATCAGG atatcaacgaatgctCGCCACTCCCCTGTAAGAATGGAGCCTGGTGCAGCAATCTTCAGAACGCGTATTCATGCACGTGTACACCAGGCTGGCAGGGAATGAACTGTGATCAGG ATATCAATGAATGTCTAACTGCTCCGTGTAAAAATGGAGCCACGTGCAGCAATCTTCAGAACGCGTATTCATGCACATGTAAACCAGGCTGGCAGGGAAAGAACTGTGATCAGG atatcaacgaatgctCGCCACTCCCCTGTAAGAATGGAGCCTGGTGCAGCAATCTTCAGAACGCGTATTCATGCACGTGTACACCAGGCTGGCAGGGAATGAACTGTGATCAGG ATATCAATGAATGTCTAACTGCTCCGTGTAAAAATGGAGCCATGTGCAGCAATCTTCAGAACGCGTATTCATGCACATGTGTGCCAGGCTGGCAGGGAAAGAACTGTGATCAGG atatcaacgaatgctCGCCACTCCCCTGTAAGAATGGTGCCACTTGCAGCAATCTTCAGAACGCGTATTTATGCACGTGTAAACCAGGCTGGCAGGGGAAGAACTGTGATCAGG ATATCGATGAATGCGCACCAGCTCCTTGTGAAAACGGCGCCACGTGCACAAATCTGCAGGACGCGTACTCGTGCATGTGCGCACCTGGCTGGCAAGGAAAACATTGTGATCAGG ACGTGAACGAGTGCGCATCGGCCCCATGCAAAAATGGCGCCACGTGCAGGGATCTTACGAACGAGTACACATGTGACTGTGTGACAGGATGGACCGGATATAACTGCCAGGAAG ATATCGACGAGTGTGCATTGGAAACCTGCAAGAATGAGGCCACGTGCGCAAATTTTCCCGGATTTTTTGAATGCACTTGCACACCGGGTTGGCATGGGACACGATGTGATGTCG ATATCGATGAGTGTGCGACAAACAATCAACCATGTAAAAACGGCGCCACATGCAGCAATCTTCATAATGCATACTCATGTACCTGCCCCTCCGGTTGGTTTGGAAAGAACTGTAATCAAA GTATAAACTGTGTCGCAAACGGCACAATAAGCATGCAGAAACCCAACTTTGCGGCAAGTGTGTTCGCCTACAACAGCAAGGGCAAGTGTGTCGCTGGGTTTTCCGACTACGACCAGAATGTCGCATTGATCGCCGGATGTGAAAAG AATCTCTACGTGTATGTGACGTTCTCCAATTTCGTGTTCGACGGCGTTGATTTGCTTGGTGGTGAAAACGTCGAAACCCACGTGGTCAACTGCAAGGAGATACCAGAAGAAGGTGTCGTCAGGAATACACTAGTCTATTACAACTCCTC GTTGGTCATACATGACAAGGCCGAGTATCCGTACGTGGACATTCGGTCGGCCATATACACGAACTCAATGGAGACTGTGAAAGCGGTCACCATGGGCATCGGACAGCCCGTCGTTCTCACCATTTACACAACCA TGAATTACTTCTTGAAGCCCGAGGCGTGCTGGGCTTATGGTGGCCAAGCGGTCAATGAATCTGCACCCAAAAGTAAACTCATAGAGCAAGG ATGTTCCCTGGACACAAATCTGTGCCTCAACTTCGGTTGGCAGTCGCCTAAGAACGGCACCAAAGTTAACATGGTGCTAAAGGGTTTCAAGTTCTACGGATCCGAGTTCATCACTATTGTGTGTTCTATGCGAATGTGCCTGATGGATCATCCAGACAACTGTGTGATT TCTTGCAGTAACAGAAAACCTCGTGCTGAAAACGCAATGTCTGAACTCCAAACAGAACGACTGATGTCTGTTACGACGAGTATCAAAGTGGTTGACAAGTATCAGGAGTGGAATGCGCTAGCTGGGGTCAGCAAAAAAG AGGCAAGATATATGTGGAATTTTCTTACGTGCCTCGGCTTACTGCTCATCGAATGA
- the LOC127860601 gene encoding fibropellin-1-like isoform X13 — MRMISIKIIPFLLFLRAVHGGFWGSICMPNPCKNGAWCRNDVWGKICICTPGWQGINCDQDINECLEQTCKNGASCSNSPGAYSCTCKPGWQGQNCDQGDVKVSMQGATLSTNGLIWADWVPNLAIDGRTGQPDECGCCSAMKRPTWLQLSLPQTYFVKWVILYGRTDQVRHQLRNIVMLGGYDEHHMVEQQATSFSDTIRTYEISPPQAMQAIRVIGNGIDYMTICEIEVYRQKDCVNGKYGPNCENRCNCREGPCYTINGTCGSGCQDGWRGAACNETCDNGLYGRDCLTKCGYCLNNAYCNKTSGVCPVGCAAGYTGSLCKDDINKCSALPCKNGAICTNLVNAYLCECTPGWQGMNCDQDINECLTAPCKNGATCSNLQNAYSCTCKPGWQGMNCDQDINECSPLPCKNGAWCSNLQNAYSCTCTPGWQGMNCDQDINECLTAPCKNGAWCSNLQNAYSCTCTPGWQGKNCDQDINECAPLPCKNGATCSNLQNAYSCTCTPGWQGQNCDQDINECLTAPCKNGAWCSNLPNAYSCTCTPGWQGKNCDQDINECSPLPCKNGAWCSNLQNAYSCTCTPGWQGMNCDQDINECLTAPCKNGATCSNLQNAYSCTCKPGWQGKNCDQDINECSPLPCKNGAWCSNLQNAYSCTCTPGWQGMNCDQDINECLTAPCKNGAMCSNLQNAYSCTCVPGWQGKNCDQDINECSPLPCKNGATCSNLQNAYLCTCKPGWQGKNCDQDIDECAPAPCENGATCTNLQDAYSCMCAPGWQGKHCDQDVNECASAPCKNGATCRDLTNEYTCDCVTGWTGYNCQEDIDECALETCKNEATCANFPGFFECTCTPGWHGTRCDVDIDECATNNQPCKNGATCSNLHNAYSCTCPSGWFGKNCNQSINCVANGTISMQKPNFAASVFAYNSKGKCVAGFSDYDQNVALIAGCEKNLYVYVTFSNFVFDGVDLLGGENVETHVVNCKEIPEEGVVRNTLVYYNSSLVIHDKAEYPYVDIRSAIYTNSMETVKAVTMGIGQPVVLTIYTTMNYFLKPEACWAYGGQAVNESAPKSKLIEQGCSLDTNLCLNFGWQSPKNGTKVNMVLKGFKFYGSEFITIVCSMRMCLMDHPDNCVISCSNRKPRAENAMSELQTERLMSVTTSIKVVDKYQEWNALAGVSKKEARYMWNFLTCLGLLLIE; from the exons ATCATCCCTTTCCTGTTGTTTTTGAGAGCAGTACATGGAGGATTTTGGGGCA GTATATGCATGCCAAATCCATGTAAAAACGGTGCATGGTGTAGGAATGATGTTTGGGGgaaaatatgtatatgtacacCGGGCTGGCAGGGAATAAATTGTGATCAGG ATATCAACGAGTGCTTGGAACAAACTTGTAAGAATGGCGCCAGTTGCAGTAATTCTCCTGGTGCGTATTCGTGCACGTGTAAACCAGGCTGGCAGGGACAAAACTGTGATCAGG GTGATGTCAAAGTTTCAATGCAAGGAGCTACACTTTCGACAAACGGATTAATATGGGCTGATTGGGTTCCCAACCTAGCCATCGATGGAAGAACTGGTCAACCTGACGAATGTGGATGTTGTTCCGCCATGAAAAGGCCGACCTGGCTTCAATTAAGTCTACcacaaacatattttgtgaaGTGGGTTATACTTTATGGGCGTACAGACCAAG TTAGACATCAGCTAAGGAATATTGTAATGCTTGGTGGTTATGACGAGCATCACATGGTCGAACAACAGGCCACTAGTTTTTCTGATACCATACGAACCTATGAGATAAGTCCGCCACAGGCTATGCAAGCAATACGCGTGATTGGCAATGGAATAGACTATATGACAATATGCGAAATAGAAGTTTACCGACAAAAAG ATTGCGTGAATGGAAAATATGGCCCTAATTGTGAAAACAGATGTAATTGTCGGGAAGGACCTTGTTACACGATAAATGGTACCTGTGGGTCAGGATGTCAGGATGGCTGGAGAGGAGCCGCATGCAACGAaa CCTGCGACAACGGATTGTACGGCCGAGACTGTCTGACGAAATGTGGTTATTGTCTGAACAACGCTTACTGTAATAAGACATCCGGTGTATGTCCAGTTGGATGTGCTGCAGGATATACTGGTTCTCTCTGCAAAGACG ATATCAACAAATGCTCGGCACTCCCTTGTAAGAATGGCGCCATTTGCACCAATCTTGTGAACGCGTATTTATGCGAGTGTACACCAGGCTGGCAAGGGATGAACTGTGATCAGG ATATCAATGAATGCCTAACTGCTCCGTGTAAAAATGGAGCCACGTGCAGCAATCTCCAGAACGCGTATTCATGCACGTGTAAACCAGGCTGGCAGGGAATGAACTGTGATCAGG atatcaacgaatgctCGCCACTCCCTTGTAAGAATGGAGCCTGGTGCAGCAATCTTCAGAACGCGTATTCATGCACGTGTACTCCAGGCTGGCAGGGAATGAACTGTGATCAGG ATATCAATGAATGTCTAACTGCTCCGTGTAAAAATGGAGCCTGGTGCAGCAATCTTCAGAACGCGTATTCATGCACGTGTACTCCAGGCTGGCAGGGAAAGAACTGTGATCAGG atatcaacgaatgcgcGCCACTCCCTTGTAAGAATGGCGCCACTTGCAGCAATCTTCAGAACGCGTATTCGTGCACGTGTACACCAGGTTGGCAAGGACAGAACTGTGATCAAG ATATCAATGAATGCCTAACTGCTCCGTGTAAAAATGGAGCCTGGTGCAGCAATCTTCCGAACGCGTATTCATGCACGTGTACTCCAGGCTGGCAGGGAAAGAACTGTGATCAGG atatcaacgaatgctCGCCACTCCCCTGTAAGAATGGAGCCTGGTGCAGCAATCTTCAGAACGCGTATTCATGCACGTGTACACCAGGCTGGCAGGGAATGAACTGTGATCAGG ATATCAATGAATGTCTAACTGCTCCGTGTAAAAATGGAGCCACGTGCAGCAATCTTCAGAACGCGTATTCATGCACATGTAAACCAGGCTGGCAGGGAAAGAACTGTGATCAGG atatcaacgaatgctCGCCACTCCCCTGTAAGAATGGAGCCTGGTGCAGCAATCTTCAGAACGCGTATTCATGCACGTGTACACCAGGCTGGCAGGGAATGAACTGTGATCAGG ATATCAATGAATGTCTAACTGCTCCGTGTAAAAATGGAGCCATGTGCAGCAATCTTCAGAACGCGTATTCATGCACATGTGTGCCAGGCTGGCAGGGAAAGAACTGTGATCAGG atatcaacgaatgctCGCCACTCCCCTGTAAGAATGGTGCCACTTGCAGCAATCTTCAGAACGCGTATTTATGCACGTGTAAACCAGGCTGGCAGGGGAAGAACTGTGATCAGG ATATCGATGAATGCGCACCAGCTCCTTGTGAAAACGGCGCCACGTGCACAAATCTGCAGGACGCGTACTCGTGCATGTGCGCACCTGGCTGGCAAGGAAAACATTGTGATCAGG ACGTGAACGAGTGCGCATCGGCCCCATGCAAAAATGGCGCCACGTGCAGGGATCTTACGAACGAGTACACATGTGACTGTGTGACAGGATGGACCGGATATAACTGCCAGGAAG ATATCGACGAGTGTGCATTGGAAACCTGCAAGAATGAGGCCACGTGCGCAAATTTTCCCGGATTTTTTGAATGCACTTGCACACCGGGTTGGCATGGGACACGATGTGATGTCG ATATCGATGAGTGTGCGACAAACAATCAACCATGTAAAAACGGCGCCACATGCAGCAATCTTCATAATGCATACTCATGTACCTGCCCCTCCGGTTGGTTTGGAAAGAACTGTAATCAAA GTATAAACTGTGTCGCAAACGGCACAATAAGCATGCAGAAACCCAACTTTGCGGCAAGTGTGTTCGCCTACAACAGCAAGGGCAAGTGTGTCGCTGGGTTTTCCGACTACGACCAGAATGTCGCATTGATCGCCGGATGTGAAAAG AATCTCTACGTGTATGTGACGTTCTCCAATTTCGTGTTCGACGGCGTTGATTTGCTTGGTGGTGAAAACGTCGAAACCCACGTGGTCAACTGCAAGGAGATACCAGAAGAAGGTGTCGTCAGGAATACACTAGTCTATTACAACTCCTC GTTGGTCATACATGACAAGGCCGAGTATCCGTACGTGGACATTCGGTCGGCCATATACACGAACTCAATGGAGACTGTGAAAGCGGTCACCATGGGCATCGGACAGCCCGTCGTTCTCACCATTTACACAACCA TGAATTACTTCTTGAAGCCCGAGGCGTGCTGGGCTTATGGTGGCCAAGCGGTCAATGAATCTGCACCCAAAAGTAAACTCATAGAGCAAGG ATGTTCCCTGGACACAAATCTGTGCCTCAACTTCGGTTGGCAGTCGCCTAAGAACGGCACCAAAGTTAACATGGTGCTAAAGGGTTTCAAGTTCTACGGATCCGAGTTCATCACTATTGTGTGTTCTATGCGAATGTGCCTGATGGATCATCCAGACAACTGTGTGATT TCTTGCAGTAACAGAAAACCTCGTGCTGAAAACGCAATGTCTGAACTCCAAACAGAACGACTGATGTCTGTTACGACGAGTATCAAAGTGGTTGACAAGTATCAGGAGTGGAATGCGCTAGCTGGGGTCAGCAAAAAAG AGGCAAGATATATGTGGAATTTTCTTACGTGCCTCGGCTTACTGCTCATCGAATGA